A single genomic interval of Oceanithermus profundus DSM 14977 harbors:
- a CDS encoding PaaX family transcriptional regulator — translation MRARSTLFTLYTELVYPDDTVWIGQLVHWMERLGFSEPAVRAAVSRSAARGWVIPERKGRRAYYRLSPRVYWQVRQVRRRLCEMHDAVWDGYWRILVYAVPEGLRSQRDKFRNELVLLGYGTPAAGVWVSPTADLEATRELVGYYGLEPYVEFFRAERVGAQPESRLVERAFHLEEAAERYRALNARMDALPPDPAPEDAFVNLVRLVHEARKVLFFDPGLPPELAPAGFDGRRTLQRFARVRKRLREAAEPILAEAAIT, via the coding sequence ATGCGGGCCAGGTCCACCCTCTTCACGCTGTACACCGAACTGGTCTACCCCGACGACACCGTCTGGATCGGTCAGCTGGTCCACTGGATGGAGCGGCTCGGTTTCAGCGAGCCCGCGGTGCGCGCGGCCGTTTCCCGATCCGCGGCGCGCGGCTGGGTGATCCCGGAACGCAAGGGGCGGCGCGCCTACTACCGGCTCAGCCCGCGCGTCTACTGGCAGGTCCGGCAGGTGCGCCGGCGTCTGTGCGAGATGCACGACGCCGTCTGGGACGGTTACTGGCGTATCCTCGTCTACGCCGTTCCCGAAGGGCTGCGCAGCCAGCGCGACAAGTTCCGCAACGAGCTGGTCCTCCTGGGCTACGGCACCCCCGCCGCGGGCGTCTGGGTGAGCCCCACGGCCGACCTGGAGGCGACCCGCGAGCTCGTGGGCTACTACGGGCTCGAGCCCTACGTCGAGTTCTTCCGCGCCGAGCGCGTCGGCGCGCAGCCCGAGTCACGGCTGGTGGAGCGGGCCTTCCACCTGGAGGAGGCCGCCGAGCGCTACCGCGCCCTGAACGCGCGCATGGACGCCCTCCCCCCCGATCCGGCGCCCGAGGACGCCTTCGTAAACCTGGTGCGGTTGGTGCACGAGGCGCGCAAGGTGCTCTTCTTCGATCCCGGCCTGCCCCCCGAGCTCGCGCCCGCGGGCTTCGACGGCCGGCGCACGCTGCAGCGCTTCGCGCGCGTGCGCAAGCGGTTGCGGGAGGCGGCGGAGCCCATCCTTGCGGAGGCCGCGATCACCTGA